DNA from Alnus glutinosa chromosome 2, dhAlnGlut1.1, whole genome shotgun sequence:
GAATAGGTAATCTTTGATGTTTTGTGATTTGAGCAATTACCTAAGAATGCTGCCATTTTGCTGCTTTCAGAATATGCATATCTTCAACTATCCATGTTGCAATCCCTTCCTAGTCTATCATTCATGGAatgcatatatattattaaatccAGTCTGATAACTTTCTGTCTGCTTGCGTGGCAATTCAGTGTGAGAATGGGCATATAGCTTGCTCTTCCTGCTGCATCAAACTTAGGAATAAATGTCCCTCCTGCTTTTGGCCTATTGGATATAATCGTTGCCGATCCATTGAGAAGGTTCTAGAATCAGTCAAAATTTCATGCTCAAACGCCAAGTATGGGTGCAAAGAAGCAGTTAGTTACAGTAAGAAAAATGACCATGAGAAGACATGCATCTATGCACCTTGTTCATGCCCCCTTTCAGATTGCAACTTTGTCGCCTCATCCAAGCAATTATACATGCACTATAGCAGGAAACATCCAATTTCTGCAACCTGCTTCATTTACGGTTCTGTGTTCTCTGTTACCTTAAAAGTTAGCGACAAATTTATTGTCCTTAAAGAACAGCATGATGGTGTTCTATTTGTCCTCAACAATAGTGTCGAAATTCTTGGGAATTTAGTGAGAGTTTATTGTATTGGCCCCTGCTCATCAACAGGAGGGTTCCCCTACACCCTTCTGGCCCAAATCCCCGGAAGCTCTCTCCAACTACGATCTTTCACGAAGAACCGTCAACATTGCGTGGATAAGCCTCCTTCAACAGCAACTGGGTTCCTGCTAATTCCTTCTGATTTTTTTGGTTCAAGTGGCCAGTTCAAGTTGGATGTCTGCATCCAGCGCAATTCTGCGTGTTTTTCCagttcttaaaaatatttagtTACCTCAGTAAAAATTTGGTTATCTAAAGCTGTGCAAAAAGTTTATTTCTTGATTACAGGTTTTTACCCTGTTTTATTGCTTGtatgtatttgtaattttttttttttttaaaatattttattgtaagGAACATGACTACCCAGTAAGATCATGTAGAACGAAAGGTATGCAATTAGATCTATAATCTAATTGAGTAGAGTCAAGTTAATTGAATGTTTAGGCTTGTTccgtttaattttgttttaaatatgaGGTGAACTCTAGCTTATCACCTACTTAGATCAGCCTTTTTTAAGGCTCACAATCATGATAATTCAATCATTTTACAACGTTAAAatgatattataaaaaataataagattaaaatTACACGAGTTTGACTTTATTAATAAAcgaatttaaatttttgttcgAGCTTGGTTTGTATCACAAACCAATTTCAAGTCGAACTCGAGCTATATACGAATAGTTCAGCTCATTTGCAGCCCTTGATGCGATCaagttcttttaaaaataaaaataaaattaatgttatTATACTTAGAACAATAGTTAAGGTTTAACATAATAtgcatgttaaaatattattaaggaTCCTTAATCCGTGTAAAAGTTCTAAACATAAAAACCTTTCttcctcaaaaataaaaataaaaaataaaaaataaaaatcataaacatAACAGCCTTTTCAAAAATGCTTTAGatccaagaaaaacaaatacaaccaTCTTCCTAGATGTTCTAAGTCGTTttaataaagagaaattatcaaaatactcaCAATTTATAACAATGGTACAACAATAAGAAacattggggtgggacccaATATATCTTGttgttgtaccattgttgtaCTCCAAGAGTGCAAtgatcattttccttttataaatGAGGTCAGAAAAGCAAGGGCAAACATATAGGCAtgccccaattttttatttatttaaagagtaatgtatttttcacatctatttatcatatttatttcaAGTTCCTTTTCAGGTtagttacttaaaaaaaaattactaaaattatGTCCTGTCAACCCTTACATGAATATGATACATAAGTGTGAAGAATaacattatttatttgtttttttttttttttaaaaaaaattctctaaatttttagtCCTCCAAAACTAATTTCTTATGAAGTCTTTTAAACGAAAgccacaaaaaaaagaaaaaaaaaaaaaaaaaacttttaaacaAAGCCATTTTTGTATGAAGGGCCCCAGAGTTAATTTCTGGTCCCCTCCCAcaccagaaaaataaaataaaataaaataaaccccTAATTTGGCCCTTGAAAAAAAAGTCAATTCAGAtattcaaatttgataaaagatGAGTTCAGATGTTTTATAAATGAATTTTAATTatacattttacatttttttcatgTGATAAAAGATGAGTTCATATTATTATCAAAACATGCCATTATcaattaattacaatttattattattattattattattattattattattatattttattattttttaaaaatatatttggattattt
Protein-coding regions in this window:
- the LOC133859342 gene encoding E3 ubiquitin-protein ligase SINA-like 10 translates to MTKFSLGGDEDGEGPSSRGPKRLRIAVQSNAGDRDYREREGEHCEDGEQETYEEEEEEEEESDYEEEEEEDEEEEEEEGEGEERFFDDEEEDNVEVDPGPSVTVGPRSNGGAQVGRDGSISVTLTDPEVLDCSICYEPLSSPVFQCENGHIACSSCCIKLRNKCPSCFWPIGYNRCRSIEKVLESVKISCSNAKYGCKEAVSYSKKNDHEKTCIYAPCSCPLSDCNFVASSKQLYMHYSRKHPISATCFIYGSVFSVTLKVSDKFIVLKEQHDGVLFVLNNSVEILGNLVRVYCIGPCSSTGGFPYTLLAQIPGSSLQLRSFTKNRQHCVDKPPSTATGFLLIPSDFFGSSGQFKLDVCIQRNSACFSSS